In Mycobacterium sp. Aquia_213, the sequence TGGCAGTCGATCAGGACGTAGTCGTAGCGGTCCAGCACCGGATGTAGCGCCCGGCCCAGCGTCTGCTCCCGGCCCACCTCGTTGACCAGCTGGATCTCGGCGGCCGACAAGTCGATATTGCTGGGCACCAGGTCCAGGTACTTGACCCGGGTGGACATCAGCACGTCGTCGATCGAGATCCGCGGCTCCACCAGGACGTTGTGAATCGTCTGTTCCAGCTCGTAGTGCGGGACGCCCAGACCCGCGGACAGCGCGCCCTGCGGATCCATGTCCACCAGCAGCACCCGCCTGCCGTACTCGGCGAGCGCGGCGCCCAGGTTGATCGTCGACGTGGTTTTCCCGACGCCACCCTTCTGGTTGCACATCGCGATCACCTTGGCGGGGCCGTGCGAGGTGCGCGGTTGCGGTTCCGGGATCGCCCGCGGCGGGCGCCCCGTCAAGCCGATCTCGACGGCGCCGTCCGGGTGCTCGGTCGTCATGCCCGGGGTGTTGCGAAGGTGAACATCGTCCGAAAGTCTAACGGGTAGGCGCTTGTAAACCGGGCGACCCGCAGGCGATATAACCAGGGAATATGTGCGGATATCGCCATTGGCGCCGTCCAGGGCGTTAAGAGTTAACTTCAGTCACACCAGCAACATTCGACCCACGCCGGGCGGGTCTATCGTGGGTGCCTATGGACCTCAAACGACGGATACCGCTGCTGCGGTGGTCGGTATGGCGCATGGCCGCCGGAGCTCGCAACATCACCACGACGGGCCAGATCGGCGACGGACGCGAAGCGGCCGCCGTCGACTACGTCGTCAACAACGCCCGGGCCGGCGACATCGACGACGTGCTGGCCACCATCGACAAGTTCGCCTACGAAAAATCGCTGCTGATCAACGTCGGCGACGAGAAGGGCCTCCTGCTCGACGCCGCCCTGCGCCGCGCCGACCCCGCGCTGGTCCTGGAGTTGGGCACCTACGTCGGCTACGGCGCGCTGCGGATCGCGCGGGCCGCGCCGAACGCCAAGGTGTTTTCCGTCGAGCTCGCCGAAGCCAACGCCGCGAACGCCCGGCGGATCTGGGCGCATGCCGGTGTCGCCGACCGGGTGACGTGTGTCGTCGGCACCATCGGCGACGGCGGCCACACCCTCGACGTGCTCGCGACCGAGCACGGATTCGCTTCTGGCGCACTTGATTTCATCTTCCTCGACCACGACAAGGACGCCTACCTCAACGACCTGTTGAGCATCATGGACCGGGGCTGGCTGCATACGGGCTCGATCGCGGTCGCCGACAACGTTCGGGTGCCGGGCGCACCGAAGTACCGCGAGTACATGCGCCAGCAGCAGGGCAAGCTGTGGAACACCGTCGAGCACAAGGCTCACCTGGAATACCAGTCGCTGGTGTCCGACCTGGTGCTGGAGTCCGACTACCTGGGCTGAGTCACTGCGCGCGGGGGTGGGCTCCGGCCCACA encodes:
- a CDS encoding ParA family protein encodes the protein MTTEHPDGAVEIGLTGRPPRAIPEPQPRTSHGPAKVIAMCNQKGGVGKTTSTINLGAALAEYGRRVLLVDMDPQGALSAGLGVPHYELEQTIHNVLVEPRISIDDVLMSTRVKYLDLVPSNIDLSAAEIQLVNEVGREQTLGRALHPVLDRYDYVLIDCQPSLGLLTVNGLACSDGVVIPTECEFFSLRGLALLTDTVDKVRDRLNPKLEISGILLTRYDPRTVNAREVMARVVERFGDLVFDTVITRTVRFPETSVAGEPITTWAPKSTGAIAYRALAREFIDRFGA
- a CDS encoding O-methyltransferase; translated protein: MDLKRRIPLLRWSVWRMAAGARNITTTGQIGDGREAAAVDYVVNNARAGDIDDVLATIDKFAYEKSLLINVGDEKGLLLDAALRRADPALVLELGTYVGYGALRIARAAPNAKVFSVELAEANAANARRIWAHAGVADRVTCVVGTIGDGGHTLDVLATEHGFASGALDFIFLDHDKDAYLNDLLSIMDRGWLHTGSIAVADNVRVPGAPKYREYMRQQQGKLWNTVEHKAHLEYQSLVSDLVLESDYLG